In Leptolyngbya sp. O-77, the genomic window GCCCAGCAGATCCTTACCCTGGCGGACGTGCCCCTGGACAAGATGTACCCCACCTTCGGCATCGATCGCGCCCTGACCCTCTGGGGCGCAATCTGTTCCCTAGGCGCACCCGTACTGGTGATCGATGCCGGAACCGCCCTTACCTTCACTGCCGCCGATCGACACAACAATCTGGTAGGCGGCGCGATTCTTCCCGGTCTGCGGCTCCAGCAGCAGGCTCTCGCCCAGGACACGGCCGTTCTGCCGCTCGTCACGCTCCAGCCAGACCTAAACCTGCCGCCGCGCTGGGCTACCGACACACCCGCCGCCATCCGCTCCGGCATTCTCTACACGCTGCTGGCCAGCATTCAAGACTTTGCTCACGATTGGCTGTTGCAGGAACCAGAAGGGGCGATCGCCCTGACAGGCGGCGACTCCGCCCTGCTCCACCAGGCGCTTTCTCAACAAAACCCAGCCCTCGCTGCCCGCATTCATCGTGATTCA contains:
- a CDS encoding pantothenate kinase, which encodes MSLWLALAIGNSRLHWAAFSDSRLLHIWDSDYWTAAAIAQFAVDPASANLPLIGEGSPQAPVPLAIASVVPAQTDLWQQYPAQQILTLADVPLDKMYPTFGIDRALTLWGAICSLGAPVLVIDAGTALTFTAADRHNNLVGGAILPGLRLQQQALAQDTAVLPLVTLQPDLNLPPRWATDTPAAIRSGILYTLLASIQDFAHDWLLQEPEGAIALTGGDSALLHQALSQQNPALAARIHRDSALIFRGIPALRDRSLI